Part of the Carcharodon carcharias isolate sCarCar2 chromosome 11, sCarCar2.pri, whole genome shotgun sequence genome, tgcccatgctacatgcttctctcatctcctgattaataccattaATACATTACCATTACTATTTGGCAGCCTATAAGcaactccaaccaatgtctgctgccctttgttgtttcttagctccccccaaacagattccacacattgttcttctgatctgagatcctcccttactaatgcaatgatcccatcccttattatcagtgcaactccacttcctttcctttcttgtctgtccttcctaaacattgaatatccttgaatattcagttcccagtcttggtcaccgtGCAACCATATTTCCATAATGGTAactatatcatacccatttacctccatttgtgcctttagattatctaccttattgcgaatgttGTGCGCATTtgggtagagtgcccttaactttgtctttttgacatcattctgcatttgaagcatactcaatgctctgctttgtttctcctgccttgtAGTCTCACTTGGCTAGGGGcctggcaagctctggagcacaagttttcagttctattgccggaatattgtcagggcccacagcctttgcagtatccagtgccttcagccatttcttgatatcacgtggaattaattgaattggctgaagactggcatctgtgatgttggggacctctggaggaggccgagatggatcatccactcggcacttctgacagaagattgttgcaaatgcttcagccttatcttttgcactgatgtgctggcctcctccatcactgaggataaagatatttgtggagcctcctcctccagtgagttgtttaattgtccacaaccattcaTGATTTGTTTCAGTTAAGAAGTTATTCAGTttaacaaaacaacaaaaaaatcaTAGACAGCAACGTAGGGGACAGGAGGGAAGTGAACTAAAAGAAAATGTCATGAATATAGGCAATTACTCAATTGTTCTTTTACCACACGGATTCATTGCCCATTCAAAAATCTCAATCCAATAGTAAGAGTTTAAAATGTCTCCATAAGCAAGATGCATTATTGGATAAAGACTTTGAACTTCTAGTTATTATTTACAAAATTAGTTGTACTTGCATGAAGTAGAAAATATCAGTTTAAGTAGTATATCTGTTGTATAATTAATGAATAGATATCAAATTCTGCAAACCATACTAACATCCTGAAATGGTACTGGCTATATTTGATAGCCCCCAAAAACAAGTGTGCGCATCACTATGTATGATTAAGCTGGGACTGCTGATTGCAAAGCAGGCAGTGTGCCAACAACAACATCCTGCTTATTTCAGCACCAGCCAGTGCTCACCACATGTTGATTGACTAGACACATCAGCAATTGGGAAATTGGAGGTTCAGTTATTACGTGCACACTTGGATTAGGTTTTTCATGGACAGCCCAAGCACAAAGAGTCTGTCAAGGTTGTGTTCCCTGTTCCTCTTCTTACACCTTTCACTACTGCCCTTCCTCATACTTCTGCTTCTCAATTGCTTGCCATATAGCTTGTGGCAAGGGTGTCCCTCATAATGGCAAAGTAGTGATGCAGACCATGATGAACCTTGATGCCCACCCTGCCGAGTACTGCATGTCGCCTTCAGAGTAGGCCTGGTAGCTGAAGTATTGTTTCAATGAAGAGGCATATCAGGATGCATCATGGGATTACCTAGGCTCAGCCAAGTTGCGCTATAAGTTTTAAAAGGTCTGCagctaaaaaaaaattagaatgaATATGACCATTTAGCCAGGCCCAGAAGTTAAATGACTAGCCTATGGGTCAGTCCATGATAAAGCTAAAGGAATATGACCTTAGAGTCAGGATAAAATAAGTTGATGAATGATCTATGAGTTATACTGTAATAAACTGATAGCTTGACTTCAGGATCAACATATGCAGATGAATAAGCACAGCAGCAAAATATCAGGATAGACAAAGTTTATGTTTTGAAGTGAACTGTGAAGATCGTTTGTGCTAAAGGTCAAGGTCATTCCACGACTGTTTTGTAAAATTCCTCCGGAATAGCAGAGGTGATGAACAGgtcattctgtgtttatgttgtaAACTCATTTGTAATTAAGAATGTAACAATGTAAAACAAGATAAGAACATTCTGGGTTAATGATGAGTTACCCAGAAGATGCTATACATGTATCCGAACAGAAACTGTATAAATTTGAATTGCCTTTTAGAGAAATCTGAAAGAGCTTTTACCTTATGTACTCACTTGTACTAAATAAAGAACTACTGCAAAATCTGTCTACGGTCAACTCTGTGTTGAGTGTCTTTTAGATACTCCACAACATCAGCACGCCAATGATCTTCTTAATTGCATTTTGTATGacagcatggctttcattgtatgTATGCTGTACATGGGTTGCACATTGCAGATATCAGCTATGTCACCAgcagataacccttgtcacccagtggcCATCCTTTTATTTGCtgtggtggctcaaatgcagctGATATAGTGGACTGTCTcagaatgaaagcatcatgacCGCTGCCAGAATATTAGGCAATGTCCAACATGATTCACTGCCTATGGTAACACACCAGCCAGACGTTAAGGGAGTGGAATCATTTGGTGCTAGTATATACGACAGAGTGACATGTGGCACCCACAAGGTATACACTCAATGGCACCTTGCACCATGGGATGGTCTGTAATCAAGTGACACTGCATGCTTCAAAGCTTCCATGACCTCCCTTATGCAACAGCAGATGGCAAATTgcaagatgttgcaaatatcttcACCTCCAATCTTGAAGGAGCCAGATGTATAGAAGTTCATCACCATAGTCACCTTCACGGGCACTGGCAATGCAATCCTTGCCCTACTCTGCAGTTGCAGCGGGTGGCAGTTCTCAGTGAGCACATCCTTACTGAAATGTAGACTTCTTGCACATTGCTCCTCGCTGAGGTTCAGGTTGGAGAATTTCTTCTTGAACATCCTGATGGTTGTGGTCTCCTACTGAGAGGCCTTCTCCCCTTCCTTCCAGCAGTTTGTCCTCCTCTGTATGGCCTCAGTTCATTCTCCAAGTCCTCCTGTCTTCCAAGGGAATGCTTACCAGTGAGCTCATGACTGAaagcaactggtttgtgcagaagccttgaagcTATTAAAAAAATGCCCTTTAGTATATTCCACTCCACTCCCTATAGAGCTTTGTACCTTCAAACAGCTAAAGGAACACTTGCAGAATTTAAGGAACAACCAAGTTGTATAtcattgatgatccctttaaatagcactggtggcAGGTCCTTCCTACtgctgaacactgtgtccagcaaTGCCAGGTTAAAAGTGGGCATTAGCTGGGTAACTGTGCTTCAAAATGGCACTGCTGACATCAAATCAACATTGCATGCTGACTGACCTCATGATCTACCTGCTCTACATATTTCCAGCCACCAGACACTGTGCAGGCCTCGCCAATATGGTGTGTGGTGCATTGCATCTTAGAAGTGTGCATGTGTCCCGCCGGTGTCCTTTTGGATTTCCAAGAACACTCAGCACCCCAAAACAGCTGCTAACGCGCTTAATGTAACAGACTGGGCAGGATGGGCAAATTGAGAGTGGTGAGGATCCATCACTGGCTTGTCATTGTGGCAGTAGCGCTGCTGTGAGCAGGGCTTTGGTCAAAgcggtaacaaaaacaaaaatacctggaaaaactcggcaggtctggcagtatctgtggagaggagcacagttaacgtttggagtccgtgttctgttgaagggtcattcggactcaaaacgttaactgtgttcctctccacagatgctgccagacctgccgagattttccaggtatttttgtttttgttttggatttccagcatccgcagttttttgtttttatctttagtcAAAGCGGTGTCTGGTGTGGGACTTCGGTCTGGTTCACGGGTGAGCGATGTAATTTGAATTGTGAGCTGTCGTTCATTTGGAGTGCGCATTCTTTTTTTAGATGTGGAAGAGTTGCTTTCTCCAATAGTATAAAATTGTCCAGTGGTTGGAATGAAATGGGGCACTATCTGAAAAATTGGCAAAAAGTGCACAATATTGTAGTAATGTCACATGATAGTTTACAGAATCAATCTGACGATGAATTATATACAGGTGTTTCTGAACAAAAACAAACGTTTACAAGTTCGCTCGACATTTTATGAAGATGGTGAACGTTGTACATTTCCATTAATTGTGTGGTGAAATAGGAGCGGGTTTGATCGGTGGGACTTCAATATCACAGTCCCTGAGTGTAGCGTCAGACATATTATAATGTTCATTGATGCCACACTAAACATAGACAGGCAATCCTATCAACGCAGTTCTATTGGCCGTGATCGAAAAAAAAAACCCATGTCAATAGCCAGTGGACCTTGAATTGTGCGAAACTGAAATGACGGAACCCTTTGGCGCGGAACCTCGCTGCCTCAGGATAAAGTCATGAAAAGCACTGTTTGTTAGTTGCGACAagcctcctcccccctcaccgCCTGCTCCTCCAATTTGTGCCACGTCGGTATCTTGCGATGAAAGATGCAaagtgagagtgatggggatcTCGGTGGCAATAGTGCTACTGAATTTCCTGTAAATCATTTGACAGGTCTGAATCCAGCGGTCGGTGCCGTTGAAAGCTCGGCTTTGGAGCAGGAGAGGCTGGTCTCGGGTTAACCTGCCGTTAGCATGCTCAGTATCGAACCGCTGAGGCTGCTGCGATTTTCTTTGTTCAAAAAAGTGGCTCGAGGGATTAAGATTATGCGCATAAATTATGCATAGACGTTTGTGCCGGCGGCTTTCTCTCGCTATCTTCGCGGGTATCCTGCTAACCTTTTACCGATCCGTACAGGAGCTTCCCCGGGTCAGCCTCCCACACGCTTCACACAAAAGGGCCGGAGTCAGGGGAAAAGCTCCGGCGGTGACTGTGCTCATCTGGTGGTATCCGTTCGGCAAGAAAACCGAGATCAAAGACTGTGATACTCTTTACAATATCAAGGGCTGCCGGTTGACAACAAACCGGCAATTGTATCCCATTTCGCAGGCTGTCGTCGTACATCACCGTGACTTGGGAGGAAATGTGAGCCAGCTTCCTGCAGAACGGAGACCCGCTTTCCAAAGGTGGGTGTGGATGAATTTCGAGTCTCCCACTCACTCTTCAGGTCTAGAGGAACTTAATGGCGTTTTTAACTGGACTATGTCTTACAAACGGGGGTCTGACATCTTCATCCCTTATGGGTACCTCTACCCCAAAAAAAGAGAAGGAAGGAAGGTGGTGCTACCCATCAAATCTAAATTGGTAGCTTGGGTCATCAGCAACTGGAATGAGGATCATGCACGGGTTAAATATTACCACCGACTCAGTAAACATGTGGTCATCGACGTGTATGGGAGGTACCATCAGGAGCTGCAGAATAATAGCATTGTTCTGACCATATCGCCTTATAAGTTTTATCTGGCTTTCGAAAATTCGCAACACGTGGACTATATAACTGAAAAACTCTGGAGAAATGCCCTTATGTCCAACACTGTGCCCATAGTCCTAGGACCTAGTAGGGCCAATTATGAACAGTACATCCCAGCCGATTCTTTTATCCATGTAAATGATTTCTCGACTCCCAAAAAGCTGGCTGAACACTTGATGTTTTTGGATGAAAACGCAAGGAGTTATCGGAAATTTTTCGATTGGAAAAGAAGATACAATGTGCATCTGGCAAAGTTTTGGGAGGAGCACTACTGCAAAGTATGCAAGGCTGTCAAAAGTGCTCGGGCTGACTACAAGATCATCTCAAATCTGGCCAATTGGTTCCAGTGATTGTAGTAGGAGGCTGCATATTTCTGCTAAAAGAAATCCTGGAAATATAAGTACTGTACAGGTTACATTTGACTGATCCCTTCAGGTTGTATAATTTGCTAATGGAATGCAGGATATGTGAAATTATAGAATCACACCTACAGGTGCAATGTTGGGCCTAAGGGTTAGCTGCAAAGACGATAATCATTTATCTTTAAATAAGACTTTTAAAGCAATAATCCAAAAGTTTTGGATTATTTTGATTCTGGCAGGATATGGTTTGCCTAAATATTTCACTCAACCTCCAAAATAGAACTTGAAACCTGTTTACTAAAAATGAATACTAAATGTATATCATTTCAGCTACAATAGTGTTATTTACTTTGTACACAATGAGTTTCAGGATAGAATGAAGCAGTTCCATTCTAGAGCAAAATGTGTAGGGCAAAATTCTCAGGAAAAGTCTCTTCCTTTCCATCTTGCATAAATTTCCTAACACTTGGTGTAGGGGCTGAATATTGGTGTGAAgtcagtattttgttttcatctGCTTCTACTCCCACACACTGGAAGTACCATTAGAAACACGTGAACAATCCTGCATTTCAATTTTATCCTCATCATACAACTGGAATAAACCTGGAAAAGCTTGCATTACTCTGCAACTTCCATTACAAACATTCCGCCGGAAACTGCTGGGAAGATGTGTTATTAGAATCACAAATTAACACCATTATTAATTTGTAAAATATCCAGGCATTTTTGGAGTAAAAGAGATGCACCTTGAGTTCTGCCATCCCACAGATTGCTGGACAATTTATGCCACTCTGCCTTTAGTCTTGCCATAGCCATTAAATGTTCTTTCTTGCTGTGATGCTTCCCATTGAActtaatggtgatcatgaaatttCTGGATTTACGTTATGAACCATTCTCACTGTAGCCACTTAGGGCTGGTAATTAATTCATAGAAGTCCATGTCTATGATGTATTTTATGTTCCTAACATGACACTCAAGGGAGGCCTATAAAGAGACCAATAAAACTGTGGAATCTCATTCAAATAGGTCATGAGCTGTTATGAGAGGTTTTGAAATCTTTTTATCTGTCTTGGCAGTTTTCTACTGTCATCCACTCTTGTTGGCATTGGAGGGCAATAATTTTCAGGGTGCAAAGTTGCTTGAGCACTCAGAAGAAGGTCATTCATTCAAATGCACATTGGATAGATTTCTCtcaaaaaataacattttgggaAACTATATGAAACTGGTACACTATGTACTCATTGGTTGTTCCAGTCTTCCTGATAATGATGGATGGATCATGAATGTTTGTAGATTTTACACACTTGCCCTGCTAGTCACTCATTATCTTCTCAATACAACAATTCATTAACACTCTGCATTACAATGTCCTATTCATTAGCTTGTTCTATTTAGTTCTCTTATTAATTTTCCTTTCTGATTCTTTTTCTCTGTATCTTAATCCACTCTTCTTTCTTTCCATCTCTTAATTCCtctttctgtctatatttcttttGACTCTAATTCGCCCTATTTCCTTCTCTGTCTTTTGCTGATTTTCTTTATCCTTTTCTGTCATTGGTTTGTAGAGGTGAACCGTTGGGAACTGCATTCATGAGATCACAGATGTGAAATTGGCACTGCCACACCATTGTCCGATTACATTCCAGCAATTTGCAGCACAAATATAGGATGATATGTATGGTGACCAAAAAGGATAACATTGTAGCAATTCTGGTCCATCATTTGTTACTGTTCATTTGTTACAGTCTTCTGATCAGGTATGAGTGATCAACACAAATGTATTTGTGTCTACACCAAAGTTGTAAGAAAACAAAAGGTGGCTTGTCACTGTAGGAGTATGATGGGCAACCTCAGTCAGCTGCCGGATGCACACAGTTTTTATTGTAAAGGAGCTGTACAAAAATACCATGGGGTCAAAGCAATGACTCTGTAGAATCTAGAGTCTATAACCTTTTTTACAACTTTTTAAACTCACTTTCAGAGTAAGATTCAAAAATCGAATTATTATGAAAATTACGATAgaacatttttttattttcattagGATTAACAGAAAATGAGCTCTACCATGTTTTATTAGACctttcagtgctcagtgctaaaATCCATTTCAATGCTTTGTTTCTGATTTTAAGTCAGTAATTCTCTTCTGGAGcttttttcttttaaatgttATTTCATTTTTGTTAATTTATTACAGTGAGTTATTTATTGGCATCTTGTAAACTAACTGCACTTTAGATTAGTCACTCACAGGTAATTGCTGGAAAATGCCTTCATATTCATGTTTTACTTAGGACAACCGTTTTGATAAGGAGTTTCATGCGAGCTGCATGCAGATAGGATTTCATTCAAAATAGCAATCCTGAAGTAATAATGATTTGCTACAGCAGCTATTAAATGCAATTGCAGTGCTAGTCCTGAAATAATGTTTGTAACTGAAGAACAATTTGGCAAATAGGTAAAAAAAGGTCTTTGACAGATGTGAGGGAAAAAATACAAACGTaagtattttctaagtgtccgTCATCTGGAATACAGGAAATGTATCCAGACCATATTTATTTAGAGGAAAGAGCAGTGAATTGGTTAGTTTTGAGATTCTAATAGTATGACGCTAAGTAGCAAACTTAAGTTTTGGAGATATACAATGTGAGTGTGCTTGAGGCCTTTGTGACTTGGCTTTAATGCACTATATTTTTCAGGCGGACATCATTACATAGTTGGTATTTTTCTTAAATCTTATGATTGGCctgtttcttttaaaatttaaaggaggtttacagatatttaaaaatgttttaaaatcagCCACCATTAAAGCAGAGTAGCCTCAACAGTTTTAACATTCTGGTCTTAAAATTCATTTTGTTGCAACCATTAAAGAAACATAGACTTTTTATTGCTCCTACATAGTTTTCATTATAACTTATATGTGGTGAAGGAAAACTTGAGTTTCTTTAATCAGCTCAGAGAGAAGCttctattttatttatttacttctGTTGCACTATAGACAATAAAAAATGCCAAATCAAAATGCTATGCAGTGATAGAGCGTAAAAGAAACCATGCTCAAAAACTTGAGCAGCATGCCTTTTGAAGCAGTTATTATTGAAAGTTAAAACAGATAATTGGCCTAATACAGGCTGAAAAATTCAAGAAAATCATTGAGCCATCATGAAAAGAGCTAGGATCAAAACTATTTCTGTGCATATCTTACTGTTGTCCATCTCAGATTCTGAATTAAATTAGCACTTTAGTGTTACTGTATACACACTACTGTATAAAGTTGCCTTGGAAAACTAGAAAAGAGAATATAACCTTTAGAGCACTGTCCAGTCTCACAACATCTGTTTTGACATATGTAATGCtgtggagtttaatatttacaggcccCAAAATAAGGTGATTACTTCTTTAGTGTACAAGCTGTTGTTATAATGTGCAGAGATACTATTAAAGAATACTATATAAATATGAATTATAATCGTCATGAAGCCTTCATTTAATGTGGAAAAAAACAATCTTCTATCTgaagaaaatatttattttaataagACTTGTTTTATGCTTTTCTATTTGCTATTTGAGTAGATTCAAATATTAAATAAATAATATGTTTTCAATGACATTGGgtactttcctgttttacttcatTTTAAGTCAAAATTCATTAGTTTATCAATTAGATCAAATTCTACTAAGGACGGAATTTGGGGATGTGGCCGTAAAATGAGACTAActgttcaaaagtccactgacttcaaCAGAACCAGAAAATCCCCCTGACAGGAGCGACCATAAAATTCAGCTCTAAATTATTAAAATGGCTGGTCCACTGAACTGTACAGCAAATTATCCATGTTGAACTACCTAATTTTAGTGGTGGGAAGATCAGGATTGGCCTTGGTGCCTCTGGACAGAAAGTAGAAAAATTGGCTAGAGTTCCCAGTTTTTATTTTTTatgctttattctttcatgggatgtgggcattgctggcaagatcagcatatgttgcccacccctaaatgcccttgagatgaGTGGTtggctaggcaatttcagaggacagttaagagtcaaccacattgctgtgggcctggagtcacatgttggccaaactgggtaaggacagcagatttccttccctaaaggactttagtgaaccagatgggttttcatgacaattaatgataatttcatggtcaccaatactgagactagcttcatattccagatttactatAGATATTACTAACCAGTGACCACGTTGCAAAGTGCATTGACATTAGGTGAAGACAAGATGGGGCTGAACTGTAAAATTCTAATCTAACCCCCACACTGTTGAATACCCTGCTATGCTTACCCTCAAGGCCCACATGTGAAGAACTGTGTAGACTTTACAATAGTACTCCCACAAAGCTATTAAATggggttctaggattttgacccaatggtgATGAAGGACCAGCAAAAATGAAAGGAAACATTGGCACTCATATATCACAGGTGGGATGatttttccaaaagcaaataaaaatgaaataaaaactttaatttttgattaaaaacatgcccctactcatttgacagagtcacatgaggggacatgttttattaaacttttctgttgtttaataatttttttcaatatattcatctccctgaggcagttccatgcctcagggagattattcagcactCCTTTGTGAGCATGCACAAAGTTCACGCTAggcctgcttgccctcctccccctgaccGCACAGGCAACACTCAGCACTGCCACTCGCGGTCCACGCTGGGTGAGCCAATCACTGTGTGGtaccgatcgcgggcggtggtcagcttcctgcCCCCGCTGAtcccgcacgccaagggcaaaattctgcccagtattccaaagcactttccagccaatgaaatgtttttgaagtgtagtcaaatgttgtaaagtaggaaatgtgacagccaatttgggGGCAGCAAACCCTCaccaatagcaatgtgataatgactgcatttgtgatgttgattaagggatacaTATTGGCCGGGGCAACAGGAATAACGCCCATGCTGTTCTTTGAATTAATACCATAGAATCATTTACATCCGCCTGAGGGGGCAGAGGACTGATTTCCTAGCATGGTGTTGATAGAGTGAGGGCTGTGATggaccataaggttacagattgtagtgaCATACAATTCTACTACTGATGGTTCATGGGGCTTCATGGATGTCCCTGATCTGTACCATTAGTACAGTGGCAGTTCTACAATTTACAATTAAGGGTGCTCTCATAATGCAGGTTGTTTTCTTGGCCTAGTTGGCCTGTAActttgtgggtctagagtcaatgttgaggactcccaggatcTCACTCAGTACAGTTATCCTTGTAATTAGACTCCACAAATCATATGGAGTGAACAGAGTTGACTGGGAAATCGGGATCTATTATGGTGGGGATCTCAAGAGAAGCTGTTTCAAATTGCATATTTGGCATTTTAATGAACGTCATACTTGAAATCCATCATAAATGAAGTTtaaatagctttttaaaaaaatactgtaGTCATGTCTGATTCAACAGGCCTGAATCCAAATTACATTCAGGGACAAAGTAAATATCATTTTGAGTGACAACACTGAACTGTAAACTACCATCAAATCAATGCCAGAATTatgcaggacattagtgaattatGTTTTTACAACAGTCTGCAAGTTTTTCATAGTTATTTCCTTGGTACAAATACACAAAGTACCAGATTTATTGGGGTCAGCTTTACAATTTGTCATGGTTGCTTTGTATTCACCAACTTTAGGTTACTAATATCATAATCAGCAGCTACCATACTGTACTTCTGGGGTGGCTGTAGTGTTGGTCATGTTCATGGGACAATTCCCCAGCATGAGACAATACTTTTATGGGTAGGGAGAATATGAGAGGGCCGCAGGAATTTGGAATTTGTTAGCTCGGTTTAattggtgtggggaggggggtggtggtactTGGGGTACTGATGGTGGTCGCATGGGGGGCAGTCATTTCAGCCGAAAACTTTGAAACAAATTGCACCTTTGAAGCTTCAGTTTTGAACATGCCATTTTTAACTACAGGACCATCATGTTTTTCTAGTACGTAAGGTGCAAACATTCTGGAGGCACAGGAGTTGGAACTGATGGGATTTCTGATGGGTGATGTCATCCCGCTGTAGGAACAGAGTGAGGTAGGTGCAAGAAAAGCCCACTTGCACTTTTAGTGGAATTCAAatacaaacccatcacaaattCCAGCATGTTCACCTGCCTTAAACTGCCACAGGACTAAACCAGATTCAAGAATTTTGAGCCCAATTTATAACCAAAAAAACCTGAAAGCAAATCACTAAACTTACCCATATACTCACTTACACCATTTTAAAACAGGCCTGCAATGATTTTCACGTCCAGGTACCTTAAATTCACCTCTCCCATTATGCACAATTGCCTCTTATTACCAGGTTCTTCATTGAAGATTCTTCATTCGTCAGAATCTCCACCCCAACCCACTCAAGCACTCCACCCGTCCAGCCCCAACTGTTTGGATAAGGAGGAATCCAACAGTTTGTGGTGGAAGACGGAGGGGGGAGCTAGAATTGAGGAATCCGACAGTTTTGGGGGTGAAGTCCAATAGTTTGGGAAGGGGGAGTCCAATTATTTGGAGTGTGAGAAGCCTGACAGTTTGGAGGGGGTGAGGAACCTCACAGCTTCCCAGTTCTGGCCCCATCCCCGGCCCCTCCCTCCGCTCTGAGTCCTGGCACTAAGTTCAAGATCCAGCCCCCAGGCCAATTCCTCACCTTGGCggttatgaggggccattggtGTCTAACCACTTCCGTCTGCAGCTCATTGGTCTCTACGGAGTCCAAGAGTACCTCTGTCTGTGTTGGACATGCTATAGTGCTCCCTCAATTGCTGCAGCACTTCACATGATCTGCTACCAACTCCCCATAGATATACAGCTCATCTCTTATAAAACAGTGAGTCACCAACAGAACTGTGACTACAGGAAATAAACACACTAGGAGGAAATAATACCATGACTGGATTACAAAGAAATCACTCACTCCTAATACTATATGTAATAATCTTAGCACGAAAGCTGCAAGAAAGCAGATACTTTCAAAGAATACAAATCTTTGTGTAAAAGGTTGCTTTCTTTTGCAGCCTCTGTGTAGGAGTTGGCAAAAACTTGGCATTGAGTTAACATTTATCTTTCCCCTGCTATTTGCAGAATATTCGGGTTTGTaaaagcctttttaaaaaaatcattgcacTGTATCCTTATATCATTGTGGCAAATACAATTTGATTTAACTGAATTATTATTTTGTATTTAAAAATCCCATTTCCCTATGTATACATAACTTGCATAAAACAACCTTAACTGAGTGTACAGCTAGCACTGACTGAGACATATAATACAATAATGGCAGTGCCCGAAGATCCTTGGTTTACTGCTTTCCGTTGCTGACTAATTTGCAGGGACAATTAAGCAACAAAAGACACACAGTACAAAGCAC contains:
- the LOC121283781 gene encoding alpha-(1,3)-fucosyltransferase 4-like, producing the protein MHRRLCRRLSLAIFAGILLTFYRSVQELPRVSLPHASHKRAGVRGKAPAVTVLIWWYPFGKKTEIKDCDTLYNIKGCRLTTNRQLYPISQAVVVHHRDLGGNVSQLPAERRPAFQRWVWMNFESPTHSSGLEELNGVFNWTMSYKRGSDIFIPYGYLYPKKREGRKVVLPIKSKLVAWVISNWNEDHARVKYYHRLSKHVVIDVYGRYHQELQNNSIVLTISPYKFYLAFENSQHVDYITEKLWRNALMSNTVPIVLGPSRANYEQYIPADSFIHVNDFSTPKKLAEHLMFLDENARSYRKFFDWKRRYNVHLAKFWEEHYCKVCKAVKSARADYKIISNLANWFQ